A stretch of Hydractinia symbiolongicarpus strain clone_291-10 chromosome 9, HSymV2.1, whole genome shotgun sequence DNA encodes these proteins:
- the LOC130656791 gene encoding slit homolog 2 protein-like has translation MAYRYDNKRMMKIFGLLWIALVDMAVGDKLFSCEVCKCYGATVACVNKNYSSEDLQGIARSLPAHTTDLRVENTNITDFSIKVVPANVRLRKLILDNNRIRSFPKDLGNSFPLLSFISVQNNELKLLKTSDFFNLSCLRHLVLTSNHLIEVNDTTFLELTKLRFLRLNKNLISKLHINAFKGLHELSILDVSENKIVKLISGVFDNLGSPGIMLKLNKNNIKKIPNNLFGKSPQISSLYLSDNKIYELADRAFYGLSVNVLLDLTNNNITSFQLSTFKNFKITVLYLNQNPLHCDCDLYKSFSPLLSIGTFIFGECVSPSLVKQKSISFLTANKKLVCNGCDLNPCLNNGSCSSTLAPNFTCACNVGYAGHRCEISCKNKQQCHEKQYCYNETTAAHVASCICANGTSFHDCTNKASSHKNLTWVYGIICFAVLLTLLIVFFIYNRRRSKRSTTVTYKNVNK, from the coding sequence ATGGCATATCGTTACGATAATAAAAGGATGATGAAAATATTTGGTTTACTCTGGATTGCGTTGGTTGATATGGCTGTGGGAGATAAATTATTTAGTTGCGAAGTATGCAAATGTTATGGAGCTACAGTAGCTTGTGTCAACAAGAATTATTCTTCTGAAGATTTGCAAGGTATTGCAAGAAGTTTACCTGCACACACAACAGATTTGAGGGTAGAAAACACCAACATCACCGACTTTTCAATCAAGGTTGTACCTGCCAATGTTCGGTTAAGGAAACTTATTCTGGATAATAACCGAATTCGAAGCTTCCCAAAAGACTTAGGAAATTCTTTTCCTCTTCTTTCCTTCATATCAGTGCAAAACAATGAGCTAAAGCTACTCAAAACAAGTGACTTCTTCAACTTGTCATGCCTTCGTCATCTGGTTTTAACGTCTAATCATTTAATTGAAGTTAACGACACCACATTTCTTGAACTTACAAAATTAAGGTTTCTTCGTTTGAACAAGAATCTTATTTCCAAATTACACATCAATGCATTCAAAGGACTTCACGAACTTTCCATCTTAGATGTAAGCGAGAACAAAATAGTTAAATTAATATCAGGCGTGTTTGATAATCTGGGGAGTCCTGGTATTATGCTGAAATTgaacaaaaacaatataaaaaaaataccgAACAATTTATTTGGAAAGTCACCACAAATATCTTCGCTGTATCTTTCTGACAACAAAATATACGAACTAGCAGACAGAGCATTTTATGGGTTATCTGTAAACGTATTGTTAGATTTAACAAACAACAATATTACAAGTTTTCAACTGTCAActttcaaaaacttcaaaatCACAGTACTGTACCTGAACCAAAATCCTTTGCATTGTGATTGCGACCTATACAAATCGTTTTCCCCCTTGTTGAGTATTGGAACTTTTATTTTTGGCGAGTGTGTTTCACCATCATTGGTTAAACAAAAATCAATTTCCTTTCTGACTGCAAACAAAAAATTGGTATGCAACGGGTGCGATTTAAATCCATGTCTTAATAACGGAAGTTGTTCTTCGACTCTTGCGCCAAACTTTACTTGTGCATGTAATGTTGGATACGCAGGTCATAGATGTGAGATCtcatgtaaaaacaaacaacaatgtCACGAAAAACAATATTGTTACAATGAAACCACTGCAGCCCACGTTGCATCGTGTATATGTGCAAATGGTACTAGCTTTCACGACTGCACAAATAAAGCTTCGTCGCACAAGAATTTGACTTGGGTATATGGAATAATATGTTTCGCTGTTCTGCTAACACTTTtgattgtgttttttatttacaacaGAAGACGATCTAAAAGGTCCACTACAGTCAcctataaaaatgtaaataagtaA
- the LOC130657410 gene encoding uncharacterized protein LOC130657410: MGTVHVCVLFVLLQFSFGDNVDDLKKELENVKSNLQSISRQLMLQQFFTEEKIRNDGFSGIKQIRTRSGGLKNYFSNTQSGNSFSAIHDHANNIRTVGMGEFIGVLNGVEFRTRHNDYRLNKPHSTSSNYHAIEPIPFPDVPTEVLKQPNVSAQVKEMREWFKAWKNSDHSVRDYRQYFQPVLCYLEGAWTTKQGDNIEEPFESDRHSIDASSWFDLQERVKFTSYTGSKSLAENLAFLPTTIMRFENGSIPVFAQWNYRILCHKLKTHVPLTKFRPAEDLASRMTKKVNMTKYEMSRAARFQIDLNKNPARADFAEKSMGHNFLDVLMEEIPGKNNYVGELFDGGFDAEVMNMDGKTKKDVSRYHRWFKLKTKDAMGRQTSHRGYSDQFLFAAKTTQNRVSGLRLKMCVRDKVSRKKKCTVRNEKWSYAIPLEIIYLTPLSKWNPYGIETKESCFNATNTGDSRVGKGVCKDMAKAKRFACSKFYYITPDSFYSGKEVDRDPADTAKSGGWCMLNKNKEGVVTRASGTRIMLPDIPGVGKLRQRFPIAPIHGEGSPVWKNLNALTDIVMWNDTYSFMKSSQKEGADESITFELATSQKDGLTPHTHYFTVLTSEVREMMNNNKSITVDTDVRENHSHTLIIKYHKSKKSFFYRSCDNHKSCMDLHPRFLNKVTE, encoded by the exons ATGGGAACAGTACATGTTTGTGTGTTGTTTGTGCTGCTTCAGTTTTCATTTGGTGATAACGTAGATGATTTAAAGAAGGAATTGGAGAATGTCAAAAGCAATTTGCAGTCGATCTCGAGACAGTTAATGTTGCAGCAGTTTTTTACTGAAGAGAAGATCAGGAATGATGGTTTTTCAGGAATCAAACAGATCAGAACACGCTCAG GTGGTTTGAAGAATTACTTTTCGAACACACAGAGTGGAAATTCATTCAGTGCAATTCACGATCACGCCAACAACATTCGCACGGTTGGAATGGGAGAATTTATCGGTGTGCTAAATGGTGTTGAATTCCGCACACGCCATAACGACTATCGTTTGAATAAGCCGCACTCCACAAGTTCGAATTACCATGCCATCGAACCAATTCCCTTTCCTGATGTACCTACAGAAGTGCTAAAGCAACCAAACGTGTCCGCCCAAGTTAAGGAAATGAGAGAATGGTTTAAGGCTTGGAAAAATAGCGACCATTCTGTCCGTGATTATCGTCAGTATTTTCAACCTGTTTTGTGTTACTTGGAAGGAGCCTGGACTACAAAACAGGGCGATAATATCGAGGAACCATTTGAAAGTGATAGACATTCCATAGATGCTTCTTCTTGGTTCGACCTGCAAGAACGG GTCAAGTTTACGTCCTACACCGGATCAAAAAGTTTAGCTGAAAATCTCGCCTTTCTTCCAACCACGATCATGAGATTCGAGAACGGTTCAATACCGGTGTTCGCTCAATGGAACTACCGGATTCTTTGCCACAAATTAAAAACGCATGTACCGCTGACCAAGTTTCGACCAGCTGAAGATCTTGCATCAAGAATGACAAAAAAAGTTAACATGACAAAGTACGAGATGTCGCGTGCTGCTCgttttcaaattgatttaaatAAGAATCCAGCGCGAGCTGATTTTGCTGAAAAGTCAATGGGACACAACTTTCTTGATGTTTTGATGGAAGAAATCCCTGGCAAAAATAATTACGTAGGGGAGTTATTTGATGGTGGTTTTGATGCTGAAGTGATGAACATGGAtggtaaaacaaaaaaagatgtaTCCAGGTATCATCGATGGtttaaattgaaaacaaaagatGCGATGGGAAGGCAAACTTCTCATCGTGGATATTCTGATCAATTCCTTTTCGCAGCTAAGACAACACAGAATCGAGTTTCAGGATTACGTTTAAAAATGTGTGTTAGGGACAAAGTATCAAGAAAGAAGAAATGTACCGTTCGTAATGAAAAATGGTCATATGCTATTCCTTTGGAAATCATATATCTCACACCATTGAGCAAATGGAATCCATATGGAATTGAAACTAAGGAGAGTTGCTTCAATGCTACAAACACTGGTGATTCTCGTGTTGGTAAGGGTGTATGTAAAGATATGGCAAAAGCCAAAAGATTTGCTTGCTCTAAGTTTTACTACATAACTCCGGATTCCTTCTATTCTGGCAAAGAAGTTGATCGGGATCCTGCTGATACCGCAAAGAGTGGCGGCTGGTGCAtgctaaacaaaaacaaagaaggCGTAGTAACTCGTGCTTCTGGTACAAGAATAATGTTGCCCGACATTCCAGGTGTTGGAAAGTTACGACAAAGATTTCCAATCGCGCCGATCCATGGAGAAGGAAGTCCAGTATGGAAGAATTTAAATGCTCTTACGGATATAGTGATGTGGAATGACACATACAGTTTCATGAAATCCAGTCAAAAGGAAGGTGCGGACGAATCCATCACATTTGAGCTTGCAACCTCGCAGAAGGATGGGCTTACACCTCATACTCACTATTTTACTGTTCTCACATCAGAAGTACGCGAAATGATGAACAACAATAAATCTATCACGGTTGACACGGATGTACGGGAGAACCATTCACACACTCTGATAATCAAATACCACAAGTCTAAAAAGAGTTTCTTCTATCGCTCGTGTGATAATCACAAAAGTTGCATGGACCTACATCCAAGATTTCTTAACAAAGTAACTGAATAA
- the LOC130656928 gene encoding uncharacterized protein LOC130656928 codes for MLLNTFLILCCGTALINGVFTDYSTQPTSAGIIPCEKAGDIFTQFFCSLPINANKIKQHPIFQHWYIRCDQAGFICMPCPNNLHYSERCDACYGEVGYLGSCPSPQPKASNPCDIPTNVCPAGSCTNYEITNNPNTNEAYCQCINNGNICRPCAHGSHYDVASKCCI; via the exons ATGttgctaaatacatttttaattctGTGCTGTGGAACTGCTTTAATTAATG GTGTCTTCACTGACTATTCAACCCAACCTACATCAGCGGGAATAATTCCAT GTGAAAAAGCTGGGGATATTTTCACACAGTTTTTCTGTAGCCTTCCAATTAACGCTAACAAAATTAAACAGCATCCAATATTCCAACATTGGTACATAAGGTGTGATCAAGCTGGTTTTATATGCATGCCATGTCCTAACAATTTACATTACTCAGAACGATGTGATGCATGCTACGGAGAAg TCGGTTACCTCGGTAGCTGTCCATCGCCGCAACCAAAAGCTTCGAATCCAT GCGATATTCCAACAAATGTATGTCCTGCAGGTTCATGCACCAACTATGAGATAACCAACAACCCGAACACTAACGAAGCGTATTGCCAGTGCATCAATAATGGTAATATCTGTCGACCATGTGCACATGGAAGTCATTACGATGTGGCGTCGAAATGTTGCATCTAA
- the LOC130656926 gene encoding uncharacterized protein LOC130656926 isoform X1 encodes MKENDRSRSSNSENNNMPCKDFSPEDIVCICSEIARSDNIQVQDARKKSFFRRSSSELDVPSLERKSSIARKLSLVNGIPTCDASSKTRIPESPTIDKFTRKFSVDSNLDKPDKTNKRKETIPGLRGRDVVAVAILVDDKGLPIKTYTENQDIPGEEIEAANHIFMSRVPVQRNHAQSDKSNKNNSTSNANIQALTNVLTNLDNNKQQKMMKKLDKTLAKLHTTDLTTALSFLKVDRYADVRREIKAELLLFVTKDLKMVVL; translated from the coding sequence AAGCAGATCAAGTAACTCGGAAAACAACAACATGCCGTGTAAAGATTTTTCACCCGAAGATATCGTTTGTATATGTTCCGAAATAGCCCGATCGGATAACATCCAAGTACAGGATGCACGAAAAAAGAGTTTCTTTCGACGTTCAAGCAGTGAACTGGATGTTCCATCTTTGGAACGAAAATCATCAATTGCTCGTAAACTGAGCTTAGTAAATGGAATTCCAACTTGCGATGCCTCATCGAAAACACGTATTCCCGAGTCGCCAACCATCGATAAGTTCACTCGAAAATTTAGCGTTGACTCCAATCTAGATAAACCAGATAAAACAAATAAGAGAAAAGAAACTATTCCTGGACTTCGTGGACGGGATGTTGTCGCCGTTGCCATATTAGTCGATGATAAAGGATTGCCTATAAAGACATACACTGAAAACCAAGACATTCCTGGCGAAGAAATCGAAGCAGCGAATCATATCTTCATGTCACGCGTACCAGTGCAGAGAAATCATGCGCAAAGTGATAAAAGCAACAAGAACAACAGCACTAGTAATGCAAATATCCAAGCATTAACAAATGTCTTGacaaatttagataataataaacaacagaagatgatgaaaaaacttgataaaacTTTGGCTAAACTTCACACGACAGATTTAACGACTGCCCTGTCGTTTTTGAAAGTAGACAGATATGCTGACGTGAGAAGGGAGATAAAGGCTGAATTGCTGTTGTTTGTTACCAAGGATTTAAAGATGGTAGTACTTTAA
- the LOC130656926 gene encoding uncharacterized protein LOC130656926 isoform X3 — MPCKDFSPEDIVCICSEIARSDNIQVQDARKKSFFRRSSSELDVPSLERKSSIARKLSLVNGIPTCDASSKTRIPESPTIDKFTRKFSVDSNLDKPDKTNKRKETIPGLRGRDVVAVAILVDDKGLPIKTYTENQDIPGEEIEAANHIFMSRVPVQRNHAQSDKSNKNNSTSNANIQALTNVLTNLDNNKQQKMMKKLDKTLAKLHTTDLTTALSFLKVDRYADVRREIKAELLLFVTKDLKMVVL, encoded by the coding sequence ATGCCGTGTAAAGATTTTTCACCCGAAGATATCGTTTGTATATGTTCCGAAATAGCCCGATCGGATAACATCCAAGTACAGGATGCACGAAAAAAGAGTTTCTTTCGACGTTCAAGCAGTGAACTGGATGTTCCATCTTTGGAACGAAAATCATCAATTGCTCGTAAACTGAGCTTAGTAAATGGAATTCCAACTTGCGATGCCTCATCGAAAACACGTATTCCCGAGTCGCCAACCATCGATAAGTTCACTCGAAAATTTAGCGTTGACTCCAATCTAGATAAACCAGATAAAACAAATAAGAGAAAAGAAACTATTCCTGGACTTCGTGGACGGGATGTTGTCGCCGTTGCCATATTAGTCGATGATAAAGGATTGCCTATAAAGACATACACTGAAAACCAAGACATTCCTGGCGAAGAAATCGAAGCAGCGAATCATATCTTCATGTCACGCGTACCAGTGCAGAGAAATCATGCGCAAAGTGATAAAAGCAACAAGAACAACAGCACTAGTAATGCAAATATCCAAGCATTAACAAATGTCTTGacaaatttagataataataaacaacagaagatgatgaaaaaacttgataaaacTTTGGCTAAACTTCACACGACAGATTTAACGACTGCCCTGTCGTTTTTGAAAGTAGACAGATATGCTGACGTGAGAAGGGAGATAAAGGCTGAATTGCTGTTGTTTGTTACCAAGGATTTAAAGATGGTAGTACTTTAA
- the LOC130656926 gene encoding uncharacterized protein LOC130656926 isoform X2: MFLFRSRSSNSENNNMPCKDFSPEDIVCICSEIARSDNIQVQDARKKSFFRRSSSELDVPSLERKSSIARKLSLVNGIPTCDASSKTRIPESPTIDKFTRKFSVDSNLDKPDKTNKRKETIPGLRGRDVVAVAILVDDKGLPIKTYTENQDIPGEEIEAANHIFMSRVPVQRNHAQSDKSNKNNSTSNANIQALTNVLTNLDNNKQQKMMKKLDKTLAKLHTTDLTTALSFLKVDRYADVRREIKAELLLFVTKDLKMVVL, encoded by the coding sequence ATGTTTTTGTTTAGAAGCAGATCAAGTAACTCGGAAAACAACAACATGCCGTGTAAAGATTTTTCACCCGAAGATATCGTTTGTATATGTTCCGAAATAGCCCGATCGGATAACATCCAAGTACAGGATGCACGAAAAAAGAGTTTCTTTCGACGTTCAAGCAGTGAACTGGATGTTCCATCTTTGGAACGAAAATCATCAATTGCTCGTAAACTGAGCTTAGTAAATGGAATTCCAACTTGCGATGCCTCATCGAAAACACGTATTCCCGAGTCGCCAACCATCGATAAGTTCACTCGAAAATTTAGCGTTGACTCCAATCTAGATAAACCAGATAAAACAAATAAGAGAAAAGAAACTATTCCTGGACTTCGTGGACGGGATGTTGTCGCCGTTGCCATATTAGTCGATGATAAAGGATTGCCTATAAAGACATACACTGAAAACCAAGACATTCCTGGCGAAGAAATCGAAGCAGCGAATCATATCTTCATGTCACGCGTACCAGTGCAGAGAAATCATGCGCAAAGTGATAAAAGCAACAAGAACAACAGCACTAGTAATGCAAATATCCAAGCATTAACAAATGTCTTGacaaatttagataataataaacaacagaagatgatgaaaaaacttgataaaacTTTGGCTAAACTTCACACGACAGATTTAACGACTGCCCTGTCGTTTTTGAAAGTAGACAGATATGCTGACGTGAGAAGGGAGATAAAGGCTGAATTGCTGTTGTTTGTTACCAAGGATTTAAAGATGGTAGTACTTTAA